One genomic segment of Rhizorhabdus phycosphaerae includes these proteins:
- a CDS encoding xanthine dehydrogenase family protein molybdopterin-binding subunit, giving the protein MGAHDMTLSRRDALKAAGALVVGVCLPVGGLKAQAAKGPPPITPNAFIRIGADDVVTILSKHIEFGQGPYTGLATIAADELDADWSKVRVQSAPADAKIYANLMLGAQLTGGSSAIANSFDQMRQAGAMARAMLVQAAATAWKVPVSEIAVSKGVISHGKSKRSAGFGTFAEAASKLPMPKQVAYKDPAAYTLIGKDRPGVRVDSADKATGRAKFTIDMTAPGMLTVLVARSPRFGGTVRSFDAADALKVKGVVAVKQISTGVAVYARGMWPAIKGRKALRIEWDDSKAETRGSEEMIAAYLEQTRQPGTVHGQKGDAAKALAAGGEVIEAEYVFPYLAHAPMEPLDGFMVFDGTTAKARFGSQGQTIDQGAIAQVLGIPMDKVEIETLLAGGSFGRRATPSGHLAAELAEVAKAMPVGTPVKLVWTREDDIHGGYYRPLFVHRLKGAIKDGKITAWSNTMMGQSFMIGSSFEAFAVRNGVDAIMSEGSSKLLYDIADFRCDAHVAKSPVSTLWWRSVGHTHTGYAVECFVDQLLVAAGQDPVEGRLAMMAGNPRAAGALKAVAKLADWKGPRAANGRARGVAVVESFSSYVAQIAEVSMGENGEPKVHKVWAAVDCGVAVNPDIIRAQLEGGIGFALGHALYAEVPLEAGRPTVSNFNDYRSLRINEMPEIEVVIVPSKEAPTGIGEPGVPPLAPAVANAMAALGHKRPARLPMVRA; this is encoded by the coding sequence ATGGGCGCACATGACATGACGCTGTCGCGTCGCGACGCACTCAAGGCCGCCGGCGCGCTCGTCGTCGGCGTCTGCCTGCCGGTCGGCGGCCTCAAGGCGCAGGCGGCCAAAGGTCCGCCGCCGATTACGCCAAACGCCTTCATCCGCATCGGCGCGGATGACGTCGTGACGATCCTGTCGAAGCATATCGAATTCGGTCAGGGGCCCTATACGGGCCTCGCCACGATCGCGGCAGACGAACTCGACGCCGACTGGTCGAAGGTCCGCGTGCAGAGCGCGCCGGCCGATGCGAAAATCTATGCGAACCTCATGCTCGGGGCACAGCTGACCGGCGGTTCGTCGGCGATCGCCAACAGCTTCGACCAGATGCGGCAGGCAGGCGCAATGGCCCGCGCCATGCTGGTGCAGGCTGCCGCCACCGCATGGAAGGTTCCCGTCTCGGAGATCGCCGTCTCCAAGGGCGTCATTTCCCACGGCAAGAGCAAGCGCTCCGCCGGCTTCGGCACTTTCGCCGAAGCGGCCTCGAAGCTGCCGATGCCCAAGCAGGTCGCCTATAAGGACCCGGCCGCCTACACGCTGATCGGCAAGGACCGCCCCGGCGTTCGTGTCGACAGCGCCGACAAGGCCACCGGCCGCGCGAAGTTCACGATCGACATGACCGCACCCGGCATGCTGACCGTGCTCGTGGCGCGCAGCCCGCGCTTCGGGGGTACGGTCCGCAGCTTCGACGCGGCCGATGCTCTGAAGGTCAAGGGCGTGGTCGCGGTAAAGCAGATCTCCACCGGCGTCGCCGTCTATGCCAGGGGCATGTGGCCCGCGATCAAGGGCCGCAAGGCGCTGCGGATCGAATGGGACGACAGCAAGGCCGAGACCCGCGGCAGCGAGGAGATGATCGCCGCCTATCTCGAGCAGACGCGCCAGCCCGGCACGGTCCACGGTCAAAAGGGCGACGCGGCCAAGGCGCTCGCCGCTGGCGGTGAGGTGATCGAGGCGGAATATGTCTTCCCCTATCTCGCCCATGCGCCAATGGAACCGCTCGACGGCTTCATGGTCTTCGACGGCACGACTGCCAAAGCGCGCTTCGGATCGCAGGGGCAGACGATCGACCAGGGCGCCATCGCCCAGGTGCTCGGCATCCCCATGGACAAGGTCGAGATCGAGACGCTTCTGGCTGGCGGCAGCTTCGGCCGCCGCGCCACGCCGAGCGGCCATCTCGCGGCAGAACTTGCCGAGGTCGCCAAGGCGATGCCCGTCGGTACCCCGGTCAAGCTGGTCTGGACGCGCGAGGACGACATCCATGGCGGCTATTACCGCCCGCTGTTCGTCCACCGCCTGAAAGGCGCCATCAAGGACGGCAAGATCACCGCCTGGTCGAACACGATGATGGGCCAGTCCTTCATGATCGGCTCCTCCTTCGAGGCCTTCGCCGTCCGCAACGGCGTCGATGCGATCATGAGCGAGGGGTCGAGCAAGCTGCTCTACGACATCGCCGATTTCCGCTGCGACGCCCATGTCGCAAAGTCGCCGGTCAGCACCCTCTGGTGGCGCTCGGTCGGCCACACCCACACTGGCTATGCGGTGGAGTGTTTCGTCGACCAGTTGCTGGTCGCCGCCGGCCAGGACCCCGTCGAAGGCCGCCTTGCCATGATGGCCGGCAACCCGCGCGCCGCCGGTGCGTTGAAGGCCGTGGCCAAGCTCGCGGACTGGAAGGGCCCGCGAGCCGCCAATGGTCGGGCAAGGGGTGTCGCCGTCGTGGAAAGCTTCAGCAGCTATGTGGCGCAGATCGCCGAAGTGTCGATGGGCGAGAATGGCGAGCCCAAGGTCCATAAGGTGTGGGCGGCAGTCGACTGCGGCGTAGCGGTCAACCCCGACATCATCCGGGCTCAGCTGGAAGGCGGCATCGGCTTCGCCCTCGGCCACGCCCTCTATGCGGAAGTGCCGCTGGAGGCGGGTCGGCCTACCGTGTCGAACTTCAACGACTATCGGTCGCTGAGGATCAACGAGATGCCCGAGATCGAGGTGGTCATCGTCCCGTCCAAGGAAGCACCGACCGGCATCGGCGAGCCCGGCGTGCCCCCGCTGGCGCCGGCCGTCGCGAATGCAATGGCCGCCTTGGGCCACAAGCGCCCCGCCCGCCTGCCGATGGTGCGCGCATGA
- a CDS encoding anti-sigma factor family protein, translated as MQEPEPVTDDEIEAYQDGELDLDRRLAVETHLARNAEAAGRFFEDLRLRSSLRLIAAQAEEAPPAMRRTAALLADRLNERPMRGFRQWFAPRGLSGLAMAAALVAVVFLPARYVVASPPDYVGDAVEAYRTALLRGRMVSQIESPRIDIAEIRRSTNISVPRLPAQWVVTDAQIFPTQKGPALQIMVKTPTEGTLSIFAVRAPSDAPAEPEAVRHEGTSVAYWREGDMSYAVTGGEAPEALDTIAEDLAVENQTEA; from the coding sequence ATGCAGGAGCCTGAACCCGTTACCGACGACGAGATCGAGGCCTATCAGGATGGCGAACTCGATCTGGACCGACGGCTGGCCGTCGAAACCCATCTTGCGCGCAATGCGGAGGCGGCGGGGCGCTTCTTCGAAGATCTCCGGCTGCGCTCGTCGCTGCGTCTGATCGCCGCGCAGGCTGAGGAGGCCCCGCCCGCCATGCGTCGCACGGCAGCTCTGCTCGCGGACCGGCTGAACGAGCGGCCCATGCGGGGCTTCCGCCAATGGTTTGCGCCGCGTGGCTTGTCGGGGCTCGCCATGGCCGCCGCGCTGGTCGCGGTCGTCTTCCTTCCGGCACGCTATGTCGTCGCCAGCCCACCCGACTATGTCGGCGATGCGGTCGAGGCCTATCGCACCGCGCTGCTGCGGGGGCGCATGGTCTCGCAGATCGAATCGCCGCGTATCGACATCGCGGAAATTCGCAGGAGCACCAATATCTCCGTGCCACGGTTGCCGGCGCAATGGGTGGTTACGGATGCGCAGATATTCCCGACGCAGAAGGGACCTGCGTTGCAGATCATGGTGAAGACGCCGACCGAAGGCACCCTGTCGATCTTCGCCGTTCGCGCGCCAAGCGATGCGCCGGCGGAGCCGGAAGCCGTACGCCATGAGGGCACATCGGTTGCCTATTGGCGCGAGGGGGACATGTCTTACGCCGTCACCGGAGGCGAAGCCCCCGAAGCACTCGACACGATCGCCGAAGACCTGGCGGTCGAGAACCAGACCGAAGCCTGA
- a CDS encoding cisplatin damage response ATP-dependent DNA ligase, producing the protein MRAFSQLLDGLVYTRSRNAKLALIADYMRTAPDPDRGWALAALTGDLNLPAVKASAIQAIVDERVDPTLFRMSRDYVGDLAETVALLWPKRLDQPAEIDDGSLTLGAVVDRLMKLGRAEAPAALGEMLDHLDSPGRFALLKLATGGLRVGISSRLAKTGFAQAFDLDVEAVEEVWHALKPPYAELFVWGQGGERPDPRGTPFFRPFMLAHPLEDGTVDLGDYAAEWKWDGIRVQIVGTGDAVRLYSRAGDDITATFPDVAAAAAGLDGVLDGEMLVRGEAQGREEHGGSAASFNALQQRLGRKTVSARMLGDYPAFVRLYDLLIDGEEDLRELPWSERRTRLETFASRLDPDRFDVSTVIAARDFDELAETRAGARDAAIEGVMLKRRDSPYVAGRRTGLWYKWKRDPLTIDCVMMYAQRGHGKRSSFYSDYTFGCWSGDPEQGGELLPVAKAYSGFTDEELKWLDSFVRNNTLNRFGPVREVEKTLVVELAFDSVHESRRHKSGVAMRFPRIARIRRDKPAAEADSIDSLRRLIA; encoded by the coding sequence ATGCGCGCCTTCTCCCAACTGCTCGACGGCCTCGTCTACACCCGCTCGCGCAACGCCAAGCTGGCATTGATCGCCGATTACATGCGCACCGCCCCCGATCCCGACAGAGGCTGGGCGCTGGCCGCGCTGACCGGCGACCTCAACCTGCCGGCGGTCAAGGCGTCCGCGATCCAGGCGATCGTCGACGAGCGGGTCGATCCCACCCTGTTCCGCATGAGCCGCGACTATGTCGGCGATCTCGCGGAGACCGTCGCGCTGCTCTGGCCCAAGCGGCTCGACCAGCCGGCGGAGATCGACGACGGATCGCTGACGCTCGGCGCGGTGGTCGACCGCCTGATGAAGCTGGGCAGAGCGGAGGCGCCGGCCGCACTGGGCGAGATGCTCGACCATCTCGACTCGCCGGGGCGCTTCGCCCTGCTCAAGCTGGCGACCGGCGGTTTGCGCGTCGGCATCTCTTCGCGCCTCGCCAAGACCGGTTTCGCCCAGGCCTTCGATCTCGACGTCGAAGCGGTCGAAGAAGTCTGGCACGCGCTGAAGCCACCCTATGCCGAACTTTTCGTCTGGGGGCAGGGCGGGGAGCGTCCCGATCCGCGCGGTACGCCCTTCTTCCGCCCCTTCATGCTGGCCCATCCGCTCGAAGACGGCACCGTCGACCTCGGCGACTATGCCGCCGAATGGAAATGGGACGGCATTCGCGTGCAGATCGTCGGCACCGGTGACGCCGTGCGCCTTTATAGCCGTGCGGGCGACGACATCACCGCGACCTTCCCCGACGTGGCAGCCGCTGCGGCAGGGCTCGACGGCGTGCTCGACGGCGAGATGCTCGTGCGCGGCGAGGCGCAGGGGCGCGAGGAACATGGCGGCTCGGCCGCCTCGTTCAACGCGCTGCAGCAGCGGCTCGGTCGCAAGACCGTTTCCGCGCGCATGCTCGGCGACTATCCCGCCTTTGTCAGGCTGTACGACCTGCTCATCGACGGCGAAGAAGATCTGCGCGAACTGCCCTGGAGTGAACGCCGTACGCGGCTGGAGACCTTTGCCAGCCGGCTCGATCCCGACCGCTTTGACGTGTCGACGGTGATAGCGGCGCGCGATTTCGACGAGCTCGCGGAGACCCGCGCGGGTGCCCGCGACGCAGCGATCGAGGGCGTGATGCTCAAGCGCCGCGACAGCCCCTATGTCGCGGGCCGCCGCACCGGCCTCTGGTATAAATGGAAGCGCGATCCGCTGACGATCGACTGCGTGATGATGTATGCGCAGCGCGGGCACGGCAAAAGGTCGAGCTTCTATTCCGACTACACTTTCGGCTGCTGGTCGGGTGATCCCGAACAGGGCGGCGAACTCCTGCCGGTCGCCAAGGCCTATTCGGGTTTCACCGACGAAGAGCTCAAATGGCTCGACAGCTTCGTCCGCAACAATACCCTCAACCGCTTCGGTCCAGTGCGCGAGGTCGAGAAGACGCTGGTCGTCGAACTCGCCTTCGACAGCGTGCACGAGAGCCGGCGCCACAAGTCGGGCGTCGCAATGCGCTTCCCCCGCATCGCCCGCATCCGCCGTGACAAGCCGGCGGCGGAAGCTGACAGCATCGACAGCCTCCGCCGGTTGATCGCCTGA
- a CDS encoding Isoquinoline 1-oxidoreductase subunit, whose translation MIARVAGLSALLALAVAGAGIAADKEPAAPPMAKTLRPVSDFAGIKDSKKRSLALFAEVGKVIQHPRCLNCHPVGERPTQTDAMRPHMPLVVRGDGGIGATGMRCTTCHHEKNYEPAGVPGNPKWMLAPPEMAWVGKSLGQICEQIKDPNRNGGKDMAQLVHHMAEDELVGWGWNPGGKRTPAPGTQAQFGALFKAWADSGAQCPK comes from the coding sequence ATGATCGCGCGCGTCGCCGGCCTGTCGGCGCTCCTTGCCCTCGCCGTCGCCGGTGCGGGCATCGCCGCCGACAAGGAGCCGGCTGCGCCGCCCATGGCGAAGACGCTCCGACCGGTATCCGACTTCGCCGGGATAAAGGATAGCAAGAAGCGGTCGCTGGCCCTCTTCGCCGAGGTCGGCAAGGTCATCCAGCATCCGCGCTGTCTGAACTGCCACCCGGTCGGCGAGCGTCCGACCCAGACCGACGCCATGCGTCCGCATATGCCGCTGGTCGTGCGAGGCGATGGCGGGATCGGCGCGACGGGCATGCGCTGCACCACCTGCCACCACGAGAAAAATTACGAGCCGGCCGGCGTGCCCGGCAATCCGAAATGGATGCTCGCGCCTCCCGAAATGGCGTGGGTCGGCAAGTCGCTCGGTCAGATCTGCGAGCAGATCAAGGATCCGAACCGCAACGGCGGCAAGGACATGGCGCAGCTCGTCCACCATATGGCCGAGGACGAACTGGTGGGCTGGGGCTGGAATCCGGGTGGGAAGCGAACCCCGGCGCCGGGCACGCAGGCGCAGTTCGGCGCCCTGTTCAAGGCCTGGGCGGATTCGGGGGCGCAGTGCCCCAAATGA
- a CDS encoding 2OG-Fe(II) oxygenase encodes MKIFPGEFAPWFQAPVPGGGKEFQFSSLGGMHVVMLFVKSADSPLARQALADLHARRSILDDRRLCFFGITRDPADVEAGRAAISLPGIRWFTDFDGSISRQYGAIDAVDEDRPIWMAMDPLMRIMGRSDVAQGGALLDRLAQVVGRPRAEIPAPVLILPDVFDRAICRRLIDAYEKSGGEPSGFMRTVDGKTVGVFDEKIKRRRDHHIEDPALREQIQLRLTRFLIPMVKRALQFEVTRVERYMVACYDGQSAGFFRAHRDNTTAGTAHRRFACTINLNAEEYEGGNLLFPEFGTRAYRAPTGAALVFSCSLLHEAQPVTKGRRYAFLPFFYDEAAAREREAMARSGQVGSDLAKYRVRKSG; translated from the coding sequence ATGAAGATTTTTCCCGGCGAGTTCGCGCCGTGGTTCCAGGCGCCCGTGCCGGGGGGGGGCAAGGAGTTTCAATTCTCGTCGCTGGGCGGGATGCACGTCGTGATGCTGTTCGTGAAGAGTGCCGATTCGCCTCTGGCGCGCCAGGCGCTCGCCGATCTGCATGCGCGGCGCTCGATACTCGATGATCGGCGGCTGTGCTTCTTCGGGATCACCCGCGACCCTGCCGACGTGGAAGCGGGCCGGGCGGCGATCAGCCTGCCGGGTATCCGCTGGTTCACCGACTTCGATGGTTCGATCTCCCGCCAATATGGCGCGATAGACGCCGTCGACGAAGATCGTCCCATATGGATGGCGATGGACCCGCTGATGCGGATCATGGGGCGTTCTGACGTAGCCCAGGGCGGCGCGCTTCTCGACCGGCTGGCCCAGGTGGTCGGCCGGCCGCGTGCCGAGATACCCGCGCCGGTCCTGATCCTTCCGGACGTGTTCGACCGCGCCATCTGTCGCCGTCTGATCGATGCCTATGAAAAATCCGGCGGCGAACCCTCGGGCTTCATGCGCACCGTCGACGGGAAGACGGTCGGCGTGTTCGACGAAAAGATCAAACGCCGGCGCGATCATCATATCGAGGATCCCGCACTGCGAGAGCAGATCCAGCTCCGGCTGACCCGCTTCCTGATTCCGATGGTGAAGCGCGCGCTCCAGTTCGAGGTTACGCGCGTCGAACGCTATATGGTCGCCTGCTATGATGGGCAGTCGGCGGGCTTCTTTCGCGCCCATCGCGACAACACCACGGCCGGCACCGCCCATCGCCGCTTCGCCTGCACGATCAACCTCAACGCGGAGGAGTATGAAGGGGGCAATCTGCTCTTCCCCGAATTCGGTACGCGCGCCTATCGGGCGCCGACCGGTGCGGCCCTCGTCTTTTCCTGCTCGCTGCTGCACGAGGCACAGCCCGTCACCAAAGGGCGGCGTTATGCCTTCCTGCCCTTCTTCTATGACGAGGCCGCTGCGCGCGAGCGGGAAGCTATGGCCCGCTCAGGGCAGGTCGGCAGCGATCTGGCCAAATATCGCGTGCGGAAATCAGGATAG
- a CDS encoding (2Fe-2S)-binding protein, which produces MSFSITVNGESRSVDVDDDTPLLWVLRDDLGLTGTKFGCGVAMCGACTVHMDGQPIRSCSMPISGVSGEIRTIEAVEGPEAKAVQAAWVAHDVPQCGYCQSGQVMSAVALLREKPQPTDEDIDLAMNGNLCRCATYVRIRSAIHAAAKSLTEA; this is translated from the coding sequence ATGAGCTTCAGCATTACCGTCAACGGCGAAAGCCGTAGCGTCGACGTGGACGACGACACGCCGCTCCTGTGGGTCCTGCGCGACGACCTCGGCCTGACCGGCACGAAGTTCGGCTGCGGCGTGGCGATGTGCGGCGCCTGCACCGTCCATATGGACGGGCAGCCGATCCGCTCCTGCTCGATGCCCATCTCGGGCGTCAGCGGCGAGATCAGGACGATCGAGGCGGTCGAAGGTCCCGAGGCAAAGGCTGTCCAGGCGGCCTGGGTCGCGCATGACGTGCCGCAGTGTGGCTATTGCCAGTCGGGCCAGGTGATGAGCGCGGTCGCGCTGCTGCGGGAGAAGCCCCAGCCCACCGACGAGGACATCGACCTGGCGATGAACGGCAATCTCTGCCGCTGCGCCACCTATGTCCGCATCCGCTCCGCGATCCACGCGGCCGCCAAATCGCTGACGGAGGCCTGA
- a CDS encoding ligase-associated DNA damage response exonuclease, giving the protein MVDWIEASPRGIYVRPANAWIDPSIPVDRALITHGHADHARGGHREAWATPETLAIMRLRYGAVDGKPVAYGESVRVGGVEASFVPAGHVLGSAQILLEHAGERVVVTGDYKRRADPTCPPFQPVPCDILITEATFGLPVFRHPPIGQEMDRLLAALHAAPDRCVVVGAYALGKAQRVIAELRAHGHTNPIFIHGALEKMCDLYRDFGVDLGPLIPATAANKDAMRGSIVLCPPSALNDRWSRRLPDPITAMASGWMRVRQRARQKNVELPLVISDHADWDELTDTVREVAPRELWVTHGREEALVHWCALNQIRARALALVGYEDEDEG; this is encoded by the coding sequence ATGGTCGACTGGATCGAAGCCTCTCCCCGCGGCATCTATGTGCGGCCCGCCAATGCCTGGATCGACCCATCGATCCCGGTCGACCGGGCGCTGATCACCCATGGCCATGCCGATCATGCGCGCGGCGGGCACCGCGAGGCCTGGGCCACACCCGAGACGCTGGCGATCATGCGTCTCCGCTACGGCGCCGTGGACGGCAAACCGGTGGCCTATGGAGAATCGGTGCGGGTCGGCGGGGTCGAGGCGAGCTTCGTGCCCGCCGGCCATGTGCTCGGGTCGGCGCAGATATTGCTCGAACATGCCGGCGAACGCGTCGTTGTGACCGGCGATTACAAGCGGCGCGCCGATCCGACCTGCCCGCCGTTCCAGCCGGTGCCCTGCGACATCCTCATAACCGAGGCGACCTTCGGACTTCCGGTGTTCCGCCACCCGCCGATAGGGCAGGAAATGGACCGGCTGCTGGCGGCGCTTCACGCGGCGCCGGACCGGTGCGTGGTCGTCGGGGCCTATGCGCTGGGCAAGGCGCAGCGGGTGATCGCCGAACTGCGTGCCCATGGTCATACCAATCCTATCTTCATCCATGGCGCGCTCGAGAAGATGTGCGATCTCTATCGCGACTTCGGTGTCGACCTCGGCCCGCTGATCCCGGCCACCGCCGCCAACAAGGATGCGATGCGCGGCAGCATCGTGCTGTGCCCGCCTTCCGCGCTCAACGACCGCTGGTCGCGGCGACTGCCCGATCCGATAACCGCTATGGCCTCGGGCTGGATGCGGGTCCGACAGCGCGCCCGGCAGAAGAATGTCGAACTGCCTTTGGTCATTTCCGACCATGCCGACTGGGACGAACTGACGGACACGGTCCGCGAGGTGGCGCCGCGCGAATTATGGGTGACGCATGGGCGCGAGGAGGCGCTCGTCCACTGGTGCGCACTCAACCAGATCCGGGCCCGGGCGCTGGCGCTGGTCGGTTACGAAGATGAGGACGAAGGCTGA
- a CDS encoding sigma-70 family RNA polymerase sigma factor produces the protein MTPWTATEIEQSLPRLRSYARALTRDPVAADDLVQEALLRAYERAATFRPGNSLRSWLLSIVHNLFIDQKRREASEQRRNARVAALDPGAVIQGGQEQAVWLAEVAARFDALPDEQRAVASLIIVQGVSYQEAAETLDVPVGTVMSRLHRARAALREPHHAGNARLHIVGGRDAGA, from the coding sequence ATGACTCCCTGGACCGCCACCGAGATCGAACAAAGCCTGCCCCGTCTGCGCAGCTATGCCCGGGCGCTGACGCGCGATCCGGTGGCGGCCGACGATCTGGTGCAGGAAGCGCTGCTGCGGGCCTATGAGCGCGCCGCGACCTTTCGGCCCGGTAACTCGTTGCGATCCTGGTTGCTGTCGATCGTCCACAATCTTTTCATCGACCAGAAGCGGCGCGAAGCGAGCGAACAACGCCGAAACGCCCGTGTGGCCGCTCTCGACCCCGGCGCCGTTATCCAGGGCGGGCAGGAACAGGCGGTGTGGCTCGCCGAGGTTGCCGCCCGCTTCGACGCTCTGCCGGATGAGCAGCGGGCGGTGGCCAGCCTGATCATCGTGCAGGGCGTCAGTTATCAGGAGGCGGCCGAGACGCTGGACGTCCCCGTCGGCACCGTCATGTCGCGGCTTCACCGCGCGCGCGCCGCGCTGCGCGAGCCGCATCACGCCGGCAATGCCCGGTTGCACATCGTAGGAGGCAGGGATGCAGGAGCCTGA